A genomic window from Flintibacter sp. KGMB00164 includes:
- a CDS encoding AAA family ATPase: MKLQTVETVTITQAKDTIAQAARIYFARDRQGRYRVERRRARPLCLMGPAGVGKTEVVRQVAREQGLAFLSYSITHHTRQSAIGLPRLVDGTVEGRRVSMTEYTMSEIVAQVYRTMEDTGKTEGVLFLDEFNCASESLRPILLQLLQDKSFGPHAIPDGWMLVLAGNPTEYNRAASELDPVTADRLRMVHIRPDYAAWLPYAKKKGVHPVILSYLKDHRDHFYLCRADGAQGTALVTARAWEDLSVMLTCLEETGEQVDLPLVAQYLQSGEVARGFYQYCAQYQTMVASGLLEDALNRGEMAVSALSRMDFNQAWNLVSALVRRTETLCMEALELAATELVAQAALQPLLEDEKKENVQALFDAAAQTDDLPARQFLEDCVPLAQAGDWMAVREQLALKLSIPRLDALQQAVDAVEAVSYVCRTALEGKPHLEYLVNCFQESEAIAHVIGQWETPEFVALTDTYYLDPEEEGDELFRSLQDPDDPDDGEKEAV; this comes from the coding sequence ATGAAACTACAGACTGTGGAGACTGTTACCATTACTCAAGCGAAAGACACCATCGCCCAGGCCGCCCGGATCTACTTTGCCCGGGACCGCCAGGGCCGCTACCGGGTGGAGCGCCGCCGGGCCAGGCCCCTGTGCCTCATGGGCCCGGCGGGAGTGGGCAAGACGGAGGTGGTGCGCCAGGTGGCCCGGGAACAGGGCCTGGCTTTTCTCTCCTACTCCATTACCCACCACACCCGCCAGTCGGCTATCGGCCTGCCCCGGCTGGTGGACGGCACGGTGGAGGGCCGCCGGGTGTCCATGACCGAGTACACCATGAGCGAGATCGTGGCCCAGGTCTACCGCACCATGGAGGACACCGGAAAGACGGAGGGCGTTCTCTTCCTGGACGAGTTCAACTGCGCCAGCGAGTCCCTGCGGCCCATCCTGCTCCAGCTCCTTCAGGACAAGTCCTTCGGCCCCCACGCCATCCCCGACGGCTGGATGCTGGTGCTGGCGGGCAACCCCACCGAGTATAACCGGGCAGCCAGCGAGCTGGACCCGGTCACCGCCGACCGGCTGCGCATGGTCCACATCCGGCCTGACTACGCCGCCTGGCTGCCCTACGCTAAGAAGAAGGGGGTCCATCCGGTGATCCTCTCCTACCTCAAGGACCACCGGGACCACTTCTACCTGTGCCGCGCCGACGGCGCTCAGGGCACTGCCCTGGTCACCGCCCGGGCCTGGGAGGACCTGTCGGTGATGCTCACATGCCTGGAGGAGACGGGGGAGCAGGTTGACCTTCCCCTGGTGGCCCAGTACCTCCAGTCCGGTGAGGTGGCCCGGGGCTTTTACCAGTACTGCGCCCAGTATCAGACCATGGTGGCCTCCGGACTGCTGGAGGATGCCCTGAACCGGGGAGAGATGGCGGTGAGCGCCTTGTCCCGGATGGACTTTAACCAGGCCTGGAACCTGGTCAGCGCTCTGGTGCGGCGCACGGAGACCCTGTGCATGGAGGCCCTGGAACTGGCTGCCACCGAGCTGGTGGCGCAGGCGGCCCTGCAGCCCCTGCTGGAGGACGAAAAAAAGGAAAATGTCCAGGCTCTGTTTGACGCCGCCGCCCAGACCGACGACCTCCCCGCCAGGCAGTTTTTGGAGGACTGTGTCCCGCTGGCTCAGGCCGGAGACTGGATGGCCGTCCGGGAGCAGTTGGCCCTGAAGCTGTCCATCCCACGGCTGGACGCCCTCCAGCAGGCGGTGGACGCGGTGGAGGCGGTATCCTATGTGTGCCGGACCGCTCTGGAGGGCAAGCCCCATCTGGAGTATCTGGTCAACTGCTTCCAGGAGAGCGAGGCCATTGCCCATGTGATCGGCCAGTGGGAGACCCCGGAATTTGTTGCTTTGACGGACACGTACTACTTAGACCCAGAGGAGGAGGGGGACGAGCTGTTCCGGTCCCTCCAGGATCCCGACGACCCCGATGACGGGGAGAAGGAGGCTGTATGA